One genomic region from Zalophus californianus isolate mZalCal1 chromosome 14, mZalCal1.pri.v2, whole genome shotgun sequence encodes:
- the LOC113912363 gene encoding serine/arginine repetitive matrix protein 1-like, protein MRRWKWSGWRSRGAPQREVSGSWLCFLWVPSPGPLCKTKMPRRAPRGGRSGPCALRPQRAAVPPPGASLRGGGGGGAEGRFPAPRRVGDCSPASAARGRGQGPARPLLPRLRPAQPPPRPPLLPARRHSPAGPCPAPLTRARHPTPRRRRRPRTPLGLRERDGREPQPPPPLSWRSPHALPGSSPPASWPIGGHRAAAVAGQIHGNRPPPSPPKHPGFAAARGGSPEGSRVRAAPPRQVEGLREIKLLARELDGWQVPPWTAMGNQRSGKGTMPPRQPNTRFFFCFVILSR, encoded by the exons ATGCGGAGGTGGAAGTGGAGCGGCTGGCGCTCCCGAGGAGCTCCGCAACGCGAGGTTTCGGGCTCGTGGCTTTGCTTCCTCTGGGTCCCCTCTCCAGGGCCGCTCTGCAAGACGAAGATGCCGAGGAGAGCGCCGCGGGGAGGGCGCTCCGGGCCGTGCGCGCTGCGCCCACAAAGGGCAGCAGTCCCGCCGCCCGGCGCCtcgttgcgggggggggggggggggggagctgagGGCCGCTTTCCGGCACCCCGGAGAGTTGGAGACTGTTCTCCGGCCTCGGCCGCACGGGGGCGAGGCCAGGGGCCGGCGCGGCCGCTACTGCCGCGGCTCCGTCCCGCGCAGCCGCCGCCGCGGCCACCCCTGCTGCCCGCGCGCCGGCACTCGCCTGCCGGTCCTTGCCCGGCGCCGCTCACTCGCGcgcgccaccccaccccccgccgccgccgccgcccgcgcacCCCGCTCGGCCTCCGCGAGCGCGACGGACGCgagccgcagccgccgccgccactCTCCTGGCGCTCGCCGCACGCGCTGCCAGGCT CTTCCCCGCCCGCGTCGTGGCCAATCGGAGGCCACCGAGCTGCGGCGGTAGCCGGCCAGATCCACGGCAACCGcccgcccccgtcccccccgAAGCACCCCGGTTTTGCTGCAGCCCGCGGGGGGTCGCCGGAGGGAAGTCGGGTGCGCGCAGCACCGCCCCGGCAGGTGGAGGGGCTGCGGGAAATAAAATTACTTGCACGGGAACTTGATGGTTGGCAGGTTCCTCCTTGGACCGCGATGGGGAATCAGAGATCAGGAAAGGGGACAATGCCTCCTAGGCAGCCTAACACAcgcttctttttctgttttgtcattctTTCGAGATAG